ATGCAGACCACGGCGAGCTGCTGGAGTATTTTGACAGGACCGGCGGTCCCAAGAGCAATATCATTCTGGTGCACGGGGAGGAACAGGCGTCTCTCGCGCTGGCGAATGCCCTGGAGGAACGGCAGGCCAATCCGGTGTCCATAGCGCAGCTTGGCAGCGTCATGGTGCTTTGAGCGGAATGCCGGAGCTGAATGGCGCTTTTTCCGCGGGTCCTTGTCCATGTGTGGAATCATTCCAATCAAGTCATGACGGCATGATGGCTGTGCTGGCCGCTTGACCCGGAGTTTATGCGGGGCTAGCGTGAGGATATGTCTTGCCTGTTTATCGAATATCCCAAGTGCACGACCTGCCAGAAAGCCAAGAAATGGCTTGATGAACAAGGTGTTTCCTATGAAGACCGCCACATCGTGGAACAGAATCCCACGAAGGAGGAACTTCTCGCATGGATCCGGGACAGCGGGCTGCCATCCAGGAAGTTTTTCAATACCAGCGGCCTGATGTACAAGAATCTGGGGCTGAAGGACAAGCTTCCCTGCATGAGCCTGGAGGAGCAAGCGGCTCTGCTGGCGACCAACGGCATGCTGGTGAAGCGGCCCATTTTAATTGTCAACGGGCGTATCTGCGTCGGCTTCAAGGCCGATGAGTGGAAAGCCGCCCTCCATCCCTGAATACTCCCATGCCCCTGATTACCCGCACGAAGGAAGGCGCAGCCAATTTCGGCCCCTGGGAGAATGTCGTCCGGGTGCTGATCCTGGTCTGGTTTGTCCTGTACACGTTGAATGCCATTCCGGACGTTCATCCCATGGTGGGGAGGATTGCCGGCAAGGTGAATAATTGGATCAGCTATTTCTTCGTTTTTGAATACATTCTGCGGGTATTGTGCGCCAAGCCGCGCAGGATGTATGTGTTCAGCGGCATGGGGATTCTGGATTTCATTGTCTGCCTGCCGTTCCTGAGCATGTTTTTCGGGGCGGACTGGCAGGTGCTGTATTCCCTCCGGCTTGTCCGGGTACTGGCCATTTTCAAGCTGGCGCGCTTTAATAAAACCGCCGCCAGTTTCAAGAGGGCCTTTTACCTGATCCGGGACGAGTTTTTCCTGTTCTTTTCCGTCATCCTGTTCATGCTGTATGTGACCTCCCTGGGGATTTACATTGCGGAGCACGAGGCCCAGCCGGAAAAGTTCAGATCGTTTTTCGACGCCCTCTGGTTTGCCGTGGAAACCCTGAGTACGGTGGGATACGGAGACTTGGTGCCGATTACGGCGATGGGGCGCATTTTTACCGGGGTGATCATGTTCATCGCCGTGTCCATCATTGCCATTTCAACGGGCCTGATTACTTCCGCCTTTTCCCGCGTCTGGCAGGAGGAGAATATTTTCCCGCGCCATCGCAGGAGTGCCGCAACCAAAGCGCCGGCTACCGCGGAGAGTGACAAGCCGGAAACGGGGAATTAGGGTGGCTCGGCCTTCCTCTGCCTGAAGACAGGCTTTTTGGTTACGATGGGGAGGCAGGGGGGACCGCGGCGTGTTTCCCATGCCTGGAGGAAATGCCTTGATGTTGCCGCGGGGAGGTTTTTTCATTCCGCAGGAGGGAAGAGCCTGCCCTGTATGGGTTCCGGAGGCTCCATGCCGCCGTGGATCGGCATGTTTCCTGTGGTTCCATTCCCGATCGCCTTCCTTTCATGGAAGAAACATTTCCCGCCTGTGTGAAGGAATATTTTTTGCGGAAGGCGGTGAGGGCGTTTTCGAGTTTTTAATTATTCCCGGAGGGATGTGCCGGTGGAAGCCGGAAGGGGGAGTTTGATTTATTTTCCTCCAGCTCAAAAAAGGCTGCCCCACGGAAAGCGGGGCAGCCTGTCAATATTGTCCGGCAACCGGGAGGAATGGCTCCTAGCTGTTGTACATCTTGGTGTAGTATTCGTCCGCCATGCGGTCGGAGTCGAACTCGGGATAGATGTCCGTCATTGCATTGAAGACGATGTCCATCCACTTGTCGTTGTGATCGTAGTAGAGCGGGAGAATCTTGTCGTCCAGAATGTTGTAGAAGTTGTCGCGGTCGGAGCGGTCGCGGGCTTCCGGGGACAGTCGGGGAGAGGCCTCCGGAATAACGAAGCAGTTTTCCCCGTCCTTGGCAAATTCGCAGATCCAGCCGTCGTTGGTGGAGACGGAGATGGAGCCGTTCATGGCCGCGGACATGCCGGAGGTGCCGGACGCTTCCCGGGTGACCACGGGGTTGTTCAGCCAGACGTCCGAGCCATTCTTGAGGTAGCGGCTCAGGCCCAGTTCATAGCCGGTGAGTACGGCGGAACGGGGGTATTTGGCGGTCATGTCGTTCAGGCGGTTGAAGATTTCAATGGCGCCGTGGTCCATCGGGTAAGGTTTGCCCGCCCAGATGAATTGCACCGGATAGTTGGTGCGCTGGAGCATGCGCTCAAACATGGTGGGATTCCCCGTGACCAGATCCGGACGCTTGTAGGCCGCAAAGCGGCGCGCCCAGACGATGGTGAGGCAGTTGGGATCAAAGACGCGGCCGGTCTGTTCCCCCACGATGCGGAAAAGGGCTTTTTTCAGGGCGCGCTTGCGGCGGATGAAGGCTTCCTTGTTCCGGGCATGGAAGGCTTCCGCCAGTTCCGGGTCCTGCCAGTATTTCTGATTCTGGGCGTTGGTGATGTGGGTGATGGGGCAGATGCCCTCATAGTCTTTCCACATCTGGCGGGAGACTTCCCCGTGAAGCTTGGAAACGCCGTTGGCGATGTGGGAGAGGCGCAGGGCG
This genomic stretch from Akkermansia biwaensis harbors:
- a CDS encoding ion transporter; translated protein: MPLITRTKEGAANFGPWENVVRVLILVWFVLYTLNAIPDVHPMVGRIAGKVNNWISYFFVFEYILRVLCAKPRRMYVFSGMGILDFIVCLPFLSMFFGADWQVLYSLRLVRVLAIFKLARFNKTAASFKRAFYLIRDEFFLFFSVILFMLYVTSLGIYIAEHEAQPEKFRSFFDALWFAVETLSTVGYGDLVPITAMGRIFTGVIMFIAVSIIAISTGLITSAFSRVWQEENIFPRHRRSAATKAPATAESDKPETGN
- a CDS encoding arsenate reductase family protein encodes the protein MSCLFIEYPKCTTCQKAKKWLDEQGVSYEDRHIVEQNPTKEELLAWIRDSGLPSRKFFNTSGLMYKNLGLKDKLPCMSLEEQAALLATNGMLVKRPILIVNGRICVGFKADEWKAALHP
- the glgP gene encoding alpha-glucan family phosphorylase, whose product is MAKSFLPTIFEHPYEIDPKYGKSVAYFCMEYAIDNSFKIYSGGLGYLAGSHMRSAYDLRQNLVGVGILWSYGYYNQIRAEDGSMATQYMRKNYPFLEDHNIKFLIHVCGSPVWVKAYFLNPETFGTAPMFFLSTDLEENDEESRNISRRLYDANGFTRIAQYVLLGKGGARLFDELGIEPEIYHLNEAHGLAAAFHVLAKTGSVEEVRKRFVFTTHTPEEAGNEKMDVNTMNTFSFFDGLSMEQVRAAVGLTDNTFNYTLAALRLSHIANGVSKLHGEVSRQMWKDYEGICPITHITNAQNQKYWQDPELAEAFHARNKEAFIRRKRALKKALFRIVGEQTGRVFDPNCLTIVWARRFAAYKRPDLVTGNPTMFERMLQRTNYPVQFIWAGKPYPMDHGAIEIFNRLNDMTAKYPRSAVLTGYELGLSRYLKNGSDVWLNNPVVTREASGTSGMSAAMNGSISVSTNDGWICEFAKDGENCFVIPEASPRLSPEARDRSDRDNFYNILDDKILPLYYDHNDKWMDIVFNAMTDIYPEFDSDRMADEYYTKMYNS